The Candidatus Manganitrophus noduliformans genome includes a window with the following:
- a CDS encoding type II toxin-antitoxin system Phd/YefM family antitoxin — translation MKREIGSYEAKTKLPELLRQVRAGKRFTITSRGEAVADLVPSAGAKTKDKAAAVRKMKAFMLENPVRGVNIKELIEEGRA, via the coding sequence ATGAAAAGAGAAATTGGTTCCTACGAAGCGAAGACGAAGCTTCCAGAGTTGCTGAGGCAGGTCAGGGCAGGAAAGCGTTTCACGATCACAAGTCGGGGGGAAGCCGTCGCGGATCTTGTGCCGAGCGCTGGGGCGAAGACAAAAGACAAAGCTGCGGCGGTGAGAAAGATGAAGGCGTTCATGCTGGAGAATCCGGTGCGCGGGGTGAACATCAAGGAGCTGATCGAAGAGGGGCGGGCGTGA